A window of the Brassica oleracea var. oleracea cultivar TO1000 chromosome C1, BOL, whole genome shotgun sequence genome harbors these coding sequences:
- the LOC106333280 gene encoding pentatricopeptide repeat-containing protein At1g62670, mitochondrial-like, which produces MKHHGVDPGLYTSNILINAFRHLEKIEYGFCVLSDVMKRGLEHDLVTVDSLVCGLCSQGRVIDAVKVFDEMSERGVKSDATLYGTIIGKLCGAGETGMAVDLHRRMMATGCEGNAVTYGFIISSFVKNKSIDEAMAVFGEMKVNGVSPNVLSFGMIIHGLSSSGRLKEARGCFDEMIAQGISPDLVVYNSLIYGLCQERMWDHVAEMINEMVSRGIPPDVCTYNTLISRLCKDNKLSEAIDVYGSMIDKGPEPNLQTYNSLLDGLFTGCRLIDATKLFETMRHEEIELNVVTYNIMISGYCKYGKLEEAFELIREMNCKGLKADSYTCMSLIRFVNKAGDTEVAKEVIDVICKSDCSLNLHHYTALIDGLIKREKIDEAKRLFDQILPDVVA; this is translated from the coding sequence ATGAAACATCACGGCGTTGATCCTGGTCTGTACACTTCCAACATTTTGATCAACGCATTTCGCCATTTGGAGAAAATCGAGTACGGGTTTTGCGTTCTGAGTGATGTCATGAAGAGAGGCTTGGAGCATGACTTGGTGACGGTTGATAGTTTGGTGTGTGGTTTGTGTTCTCAAGGGAGAGTAATAGATGCAGTTAAGGTGTTCGATGAAATGTCCGAAAGAGGGGTTAAGAGTGATGCGACTCTCTATGGGACTATCATCGGCAAGCTTTGCGGGGCTGGCGAAACGGGCATGGCTGTGGATTTGCATAGAAGGATGATGGCTACTGGCTGCGAGGGGAACGCCGTCACTTACGGGTTTATAATCAGCTCCTTTGTTAAGAACAAGTCGATCGATGAAGCAATGGCGGTGTTTGGAGAAATGAAGGTGAATGGAGTTTCCCCCAACGTTTTGTCTTTTGGAATGATTATCCATGGTTTGAGTAGCTCGGGGAGGTTGAAGGAGGCGCGTGGATGTTTCGATGAGATGATTGCTCAAGGGATCTCTCCCGATCTCGTTGTTTATAACTCTCTCATCTATGGATTGTGCCAAGAAAGAATGTGGGACCATGTTGCAGAGATGATCAATGAAATGGTGAGCAGAGGGATACCACCGGATGTTTGCACTTACAACACTTTGATAAGTCGTCTCTGCAAAGACAATAAGCTGAGTGAAGCGATTGATGTGTACGGCTCAATGATTGATAAAGGTCCGGAGCCTAACTTACAGACGTATAACTCGCTGTTGGATGGTTTATTCACAGGGTGTAGGCTTATAGACGCAACTAAACTGTTCGAGACGATGAGGCATGAGGAGATTGAGCTTAATGTAGTTACTTACAACATAATGATCAGTGGGTATTGCAAGTATGGGAAACTTGAGGAAGCCTTCGAGCTTATAAGGGAAATGAACTGTAAAGGATTGAAGGCAGATAGCTATACATGTATGTCACTGATTCGCTTTGTTAACAAAGCTGGAGACACAGAAGTTGCCAAAGAAGTGATCGATGTGATATGCAAGTCTGATTGCTCTCTAAACCTACATCATTACACTGCTCTAATTGATGGTCTGATTAAAAGAGAAAAAATAGATGAAGCAAAAAGACTATTCGATCAAATCTTGCCAGATGTTGTAGCGTAA
- the LOC106333292 gene encoding pentatricopeptide repeat-containing protein At1g63400-like, which yields MGYFKYGKMMKAMELITRMRRDGMRPSGAIYTTLIRGASQAGNWDIALEIFDADGHALNVIQFNALIDGLIKSGRWDDAKRLFDEISDKGLVPDPITYNTMISGYCKHGKLEEATELIRRMKHEGLEPDSYTYTSLIHASCRAGDSDAAQDIFNAIRKSGQSPDIFQFNALISGLIKNGKLDDAKRLFDEIQNMGLVADVVTYNIVIDSLCKHEMLSEARALFYELESKGCSPDSVMFNTVITGFLQLNKVKDAVPLLESMLDRKFTPDIGVKHRLHRVLARPDARKALQPLLDTYGENIFE from the coding sequence ATGGGCTATTTCAAGTATGGTAAAATGATGAAAGCCATGGAGCTCATAACAAGAATGAGACGTGATGGGATGAGACCGAGCGGTGCTATATACACGACGCTAATACGTGGTGCAAGCCAAGCCGGAAACTGGGACATTGCCTTGGAGATCTTTGATGCAGATGGTCATGCTTTAAACGTAATTCAGTTCAACGCTCTCATCGATGGGCTGATAAAAAGTGGTAGATGGGATGATGCAAAGAGACTCTTTGATGAAATCTCGGACAAGGGTTTGGTGCCTGATCCAATTACGTACAATACAATGATCAGTGGCTATTGCAAACATGGAAAGCTAGAAGAAGCCACTGAGCTTATAAGACGCATGAAACATGAGGGGCTGGAACCAGACAGTTATACGTATACTTCACTGATACACGCTTCTTGCCGAGCTGGAGATTCAGATGCTGCTCAAGATATCTTCAATGCAATACGCAAGTCTGGTCAATCTCCCGACATATTTCAGTTCAATGCTCTCATCAGTGGTCTCATAAAAAATGGGAAGCTGGATGACGCAAAGAGACTCTTTGATGAAATCCAGAACATGGGATTGGTGGCAGATGTGGTAACGTACAATATAGTTATCGATTCCCTCTGCAAACATGAGATGCTATCAGAAGCCAGAGCATTGTTCTATGAATTAGAATCAAAGGGTTGTTCACCCGATTCTGTTATGTTCAACACCGTTATAACTGGCTTCCTTCAACTGAACAAGGTTAAAGATGCTGTCCCGCTTCTTGAGAGCATGCTCGATAGGAAATTCACCCCAGACATTGGGGTTAAACACAGACTGCATCGAGTTCTTGCTCGTCCTGATGCTCGTAAAGCCCTTCAGCCACTTCTAGACACTTACGGGGAGAACATTTTCGAGTGA
- the LOC106326079 gene encoding CSC1-like protein At4g15430 isoform X1 → MASINDIGVAAAINIVTAIAFLLAFAILRIQPVNDRVYFPKWYLKGLRSSSIQTGGFGSKFINLDFRSYVRFLNWMPEALKMPEPELVHHAGLDSVVYLRIYLLGLKIFFPIACVAFTAMVPVNWTNKGLDRLKHTNISYSDIDKLSLSNIPNGSGSRFWVHLCMAYAITFWTCFMLKREYQNIALMRLQFLANDERRPNQFTVLVRNIPTDPHESICELVEHFFKVNHPDHYLTYQAVHDSTKLSELVQKRKQMQNLLDYNINKHMRTQSKRPIIKMGFLGCCGEQVDGIKYYTSMVESLTREISEEKQRLRTGTKSIVPAAFVSFKSRWGAAVCAQTEQSRDPTEWLTEWAAEPRDIYYDNLALPYVDLKIRRIIVAIAYFFLTFFFMIPIAFVQSLANIEGIEKAFPFLKPLIEVKFFKSIIQGFLPGIALKIFLMFLPRILMQMSKFEGFVSTSSLERRAASRFYMFQFINVFLGSIVTGTAFQQLNRFLNQSANDIPKTIGVSIPMKATFFITYIMVDGWAGVAGEILRLKPLIIYHLKNSFLVRTENDREEATDAGTIGFNTGEPQIQLYFLLGLVYAAVSPILLPFIILFFALAYVVYRHQVINVYNQNYESAGKFWPDVHRRVVTALIVSQLLLTGLLSTKQASKSTPFLLVLPVLTIGFHMHCKCRYQPAFVRYSLQEAMIKDTLERTREPNLNLKAFFRNAYAHPEFRVGEDLELEMAVEKPDKTPELVATKRGSWRNTPLPSSKHSCPYSP, encoded by the exons ATGGCTTCAATAAACGATATTGGAGTAGCAGCAGCAATCAACATAGTCACAGCAATTGCGTTCTTGCTAGCTTTTGCAATACTCAGGATTCAACCAGTAAACGACAGAGTCTATTTCCCTAAATGGTATCTCAAGGGCCTAAGAAGTAGCTCTATACAAACCGGTGGCTTTGGAAGCAAGTTTATCAACTTGGACTTTAGGTCATATGTTCGATTCCTCAACTGGATGCCTGAAGCACTTAAAATGCCAGAACCTGAGCTTGTCCATCACGCAGGACTAGATTCTGTTGTCTACTTGAGGATCTACTTACTTGG GCTAAAGATCTTTTTCCCCATAGCTTGTGTTGCTTTTACAGCAATGGTCCCTGTTAACTGGACAAATAAGGGACTGGATCGGTTAAAACACACTAATATAAGTTACAGTGATATCGATAAACTTTCTTTATCGAATATACCAAATGGATCAGGCAG TAGATTTTGGGTGCATTTGTGTATGGCTTATGCCATCACCTTCTGGACATGCTTTATGCTGAAAAGAGAGTACCAGAATATAGCTTTGATGAGGCTACAGTTTCTTGCTAATGACGAAAGAAGACCTAACCAGTTTACT GTTCTTGTGAGAAACATTCCTACAGACCCTCATGAATCAATCTGTGAACTTGTTGAACATTTCTTCAAGGTCAACCATCCTGATCACTACCTCACTTACCAG GCAGTCCACGACTCAACAAAACTCTCAGAGTTGGTTCAGAAGAGGAAACAAATGCAGAATCTGCTCGATTACAATATCAACAAACACATGAGAACCCAATCTAAAAGGCCAATAATAAAG ATGGGGTTTCTTGGCTGTTGCGGTGAACAAGTTGATGGAATCAAGTACTACACGTCCATGGTGGAGAGTCTAACGAGAGAA ATAAGTGAGGAGAAGCAGAGGTTAAGGACAGGGACAAAGTCTATAGTCCCTGCAGCTTTTGTATCTTTCAAGAGCCGTTGGGGAGCAGCGGTTTGTGCTCAAACTGAACAGTCAAGAGACCCAACAGAGTGGCTAACCGAATGGGCTGCAGAGCCACGTGACATCTACTATGACAATCTGGCATTGCCATACGTCGACCTTAAGATAAGAAGGATCATAGTGGCAATCGCATACTTCTTCCTCACCTTCTTCTTCATGATCCCGATAGCATTTGTACAGTCACTCGCCAACATCGAAGGCATAGAGAAGGCTTTTCCCTTCTTGAAGCCCCTTATAGAAGT GAAATTTTTCAAGTCCATCATCCAAGGCTTCCTTCCAGGGATTGCATTGAAGATATTCCTCATGTTCCTCCCAAGAATATTGATGCAAATGTCGAAATTCGAAGGTTTTGTCAGCACATCTTCATTAGAAAGAAGAGCAGCTAGTAGATTCTACATGTTTCAGTTCATCAATGTTTTCTTAGGAAGCATAGTCACCGGGACTGCGTTTCAACAGCTCAACCGCTTCCTCAACCAGTCTGCAAACGA TATTCCGAAGACAATAGGCGTCTCGATTCCAATGAAAGCGACCTTCTTCATAACATACATAATGGTGGATGGATGGGCAGGTGTTGCTGGAGAGATACTGAGGTTGAAGCCGCTAATAATCTATCATCTAAAGAACTCTTTCCTCGTGAGAACCGAGAATGATAGGGAAGAAGCAACTGATGCTGGAACCATAGGATTCAACACTGGTGAACCTCAAATACAACTCTACTTCCTTCTTGGTCTTGTTTACGCAGCAGTTAGCCCCATCCTTCTTCCTTTTATCATCCTCTTCTTCGCCCTGGCTTATGTAGTGTACCGTCATCAA GTTATAAATGTGTATAACCAAAATTATGAGAGCGCAGGGAAGTTCTGGCCTGACGTTCACAGGCGTGTCGTGACCGCACTGATAGTTTCTCAGCTGCTCTTGACGGGTCTTCTAAGTACCAAACAAGCTTCTAAGTCAACTCCTTTTCTTCTTGTGCTTCCGGTGTTGACCATTGGGTTCCACATGCACTGCAAATGCCGTTACCAACCTGCTTTTGTCAGATACTCTTTACAG GAAGCCATGATCAAAGATACACTGGAACGCACACGTGAGCCAAACCTTAACCTCAAGGCTTTCTTTAGAAATGCGTATGCCCACCCGGAGTTTAGGGTGGGAGAAGACCTAGAGCTAGAGATGGCCGTGGAGAAGCCTGATAAGACACCGGAGCTAGTTGCCACTAAGCGTGGCTCATGGAGGAACACTCCTTTGCCTAGCAGCAAACATAGCTGCCCTTATTCACCTTGA
- the LOC106326079 gene encoding CSC1-like protein At4g15430 isoform X2 produces MASINDIGVAAAINIVTAIAFLLAFAILRIQPVNDRVYFPKWYLKGLRSSSIQTGGFGSKFINLDFRSYVRFLNWMPEALKMPEPELVHHAGLDSVVYLRIYLLGLKIFFPIACVAFTAMVPVNWTNKGLDRLKHTNISYSDIDKLSLSNIPNGSGRFWVHLCMAYAITFWTCFMLKREYQNIALMRLQFLANDERRPNQFTVLVRNIPTDPHESICELVEHFFKVNHPDHYLTYQAVHDSTKLSELVQKRKQMQNLLDYNINKHMRTQSKRPIIKMGFLGCCGEQVDGIKYYTSMVESLTREISEEKQRLRTGTKSIVPAAFVSFKSRWGAAVCAQTEQSRDPTEWLTEWAAEPRDIYYDNLALPYVDLKIRRIIVAIAYFFLTFFFMIPIAFVQSLANIEGIEKAFPFLKPLIEVKFFKSIIQGFLPGIALKIFLMFLPRILMQMSKFEGFVSTSSLERRAASRFYMFQFINVFLGSIVTGTAFQQLNRFLNQSANDIPKTIGVSIPMKATFFITYIMVDGWAGVAGEILRLKPLIIYHLKNSFLVRTENDREEATDAGTIGFNTGEPQIQLYFLLGLVYAAVSPILLPFIILFFALAYVVYRHQVINVYNQNYESAGKFWPDVHRRVVTALIVSQLLLTGLLSTKQASKSTPFLLVLPVLTIGFHMHCKCRYQPAFVRYSLQEAMIKDTLERTREPNLNLKAFFRNAYAHPEFRVGEDLELEMAVEKPDKTPELVATKRGSWRNTPLPSSKHSCPYSP; encoded by the exons ATGGCTTCAATAAACGATATTGGAGTAGCAGCAGCAATCAACATAGTCACAGCAATTGCGTTCTTGCTAGCTTTTGCAATACTCAGGATTCAACCAGTAAACGACAGAGTCTATTTCCCTAAATGGTATCTCAAGGGCCTAAGAAGTAGCTCTATACAAACCGGTGGCTTTGGAAGCAAGTTTATCAACTTGGACTTTAGGTCATATGTTCGATTCCTCAACTGGATGCCTGAAGCACTTAAAATGCCAGAACCTGAGCTTGTCCATCACGCAGGACTAGATTCTGTTGTCTACTTGAGGATCTACTTACTTGG GCTAAAGATCTTTTTCCCCATAGCTTGTGTTGCTTTTACAGCAATGGTCCCTGTTAACTGGACAAATAAGGGACTGGATCGGTTAAAACACACTAATATAAGTTACAGTGATATCGATAAACTTTCTTTATCGAATATACCAAATGGATCAGGCAG ATTTTGGGTGCATTTGTGTATGGCTTATGCCATCACCTTCTGGACATGCTTTATGCTGAAAAGAGAGTACCAGAATATAGCTTTGATGAGGCTACAGTTTCTTGCTAATGACGAAAGAAGACCTAACCAGTTTACT GTTCTTGTGAGAAACATTCCTACAGACCCTCATGAATCAATCTGTGAACTTGTTGAACATTTCTTCAAGGTCAACCATCCTGATCACTACCTCACTTACCAG GCAGTCCACGACTCAACAAAACTCTCAGAGTTGGTTCAGAAGAGGAAACAAATGCAGAATCTGCTCGATTACAATATCAACAAACACATGAGAACCCAATCTAAAAGGCCAATAATAAAG ATGGGGTTTCTTGGCTGTTGCGGTGAACAAGTTGATGGAATCAAGTACTACACGTCCATGGTGGAGAGTCTAACGAGAGAA ATAAGTGAGGAGAAGCAGAGGTTAAGGACAGGGACAAAGTCTATAGTCCCTGCAGCTTTTGTATCTTTCAAGAGCCGTTGGGGAGCAGCGGTTTGTGCTCAAACTGAACAGTCAAGAGACCCAACAGAGTGGCTAACCGAATGGGCTGCAGAGCCACGTGACATCTACTATGACAATCTGGCATTGCCATACGTCGACCTTAAGATAAGAAGGATCATAGTGGCAATCGCATACTTCTTCCTCACCTTCTTCTTCATGATCCCGATAGCATTTGTACAGTCACTCGCCAACATCGAAGGCATAGAGAAGGCTTTTCCCTTCTTGAAGCCCCTTATAGAAGT GAAATTTTTCAAGTCCATCATCCAAGGCTTCCTTCCAGGGATTGCATTGAAGATATTCCTCATGTTCCTCCCAAGAATATTGATGCAAATGTCGAAATTCGAAGGTTTTGTCAGCACATCTTCATTAGAAAGAAGAGCAGCTAGTAGATTCTACATGTTTCAGTTCATCAATGTTTTCTTAGGAAGCATAGTCACCGGGACTGCGTTTCAACAGCTCAACCGCTTCCTCAACCAGTCTGCAAACGA TATTCCGAAGACAATAGGCGTCTCGATTCCAATGAAAGCGACCTTCTTCATAACATACATAATGGTGGATGGATGGGCAGGTGTTGCTGGAGAGATACTGAGGTTGAAGCCGCTAATAATCTATCATCTAAAGAACTCTTTCCTCGTGAGAACCGAGAATGATAGGGAAGAAGCAACTGATGCTGGAACCATAGGATTCAACACTGGTGAACCTCAAATACAACTCTACTTCCTTCTTGGTCTTGTTTACGCAGCAGTTAGCCCCATCCTTCTTCCTTTTATCATCCTCTTCTTCGCCCTGGCTTATGTAGTGTACCGTCATCAA GTTATAAATGTGTATAACCAAAATTATGAGAGCGCAGGGAAGTTCTGGCCTGACGTTCACAGGCGTGTCGTGACCGCACTGATAGTTTCTCAGCTGCTCTTGACGGGTCTTCTAAGTACCAAACAAGCTTCTAAGTCAACTCCTTTTCTTCTTGTGCTTCCGGTGTTGACCATTGGGTTCCACATGCACTGCAAATGCCGTTACCAACCTGCTTTTGTCAGATACTCTTTACAG GAAGCCATGATCAAAGATACACTGGAACGCACACGTGAGCCAAACCTTAACCTCAAGGCTTTCTTTAGAAATGCGTATGCCCACCCGGAGTTTAGGGTGGGAGAAGACCTAGAGCTAGAGATGGCCGTGGAGAAGCCTGATAAGACACCGGAGCTAGTTGCCACTAAGCGTGGCTCATGGAGGAACACTCCTTTGCCTAGCAGCAAACATAGCTGCCCTTATTCACCTTGA